GCAACGGCACCGGATGCGGCTCCGCGCAGCGGGCCGGACGCGAATCCGAGCCGGGCCCCGGCCGGCGGCGGCGACCTGTTCGCGCGCCTCGTCGAGCGGGTGCGCGCCGCCAAGGGGATGCTCGCCGACTTCCTCGAGCACGGACGCCTCGTCCAGGCCGGCGACGCCGTGATCGAGATCGGCTTCGCCCCGGAGGAGAGCTTCTTCCTCGACACCGCGAAGGAGACCGAGAACCTCGCCTGCGTGCGCGCTGCGGCCCGCGAGCTGCTCGGCGGCCGCGCCGAGGTGCGCCTGACGGTGCTCGGCAGCGGGCAGGGAGCGGCGGGCGGGGGCGAGGCGCCGCGCGAGAGCGACCGGCACCGGCGGCTGCGGCACGAGGCGCTCGACACGGACGCGATCCGCTGGACGATGGAGGTCCTCGACGCGCACGTCGTCGACGTGAAACTCGAACAGTAGGAGAGTCTTTGTGAATCAGATGCAGCAGATGATGCGCCAGGCCCAGAAGATGCAGGCCCAGATCCTCAAGGTCCAGGAGGAGATGGCGGAGCACCGCGAGGAGGCCGCCGCCGGCGGCGTGGTCACCGTCGGCGCCAGCGGCAAGGGCGAGATCACGGACGTGCGGATCGACCCCCAGGCGCTGCGCCCCGAGGACGCCGAGATGCTCCAGGACCTCTTCGTGGTCGCGTCCAACGAGGCGCTGCGCAAGGCGCGCGAGGCGGTGGAGCACGCGATGAAGAAGGTGACCGGCGGCGCCGGCCTCCCGGGGCTCTTCTAGCGGCTGCCAGGGGACGGATGGGATCCACGCGGAGCACCGATCGCCTCGCCGCGGAGCTGGCGCGCCTGCCGGGCGTGGGGCGGCGCACCGCGCAGACCATGGTCCAGGAGATCCTCAAGATGCCGCAGGAGGAGGCGGTGCGCCTCGCGCGGCTGATCGTCGAGGTCCGGAAGAAGACGCGCGCCTGCGCCACCTGCTTCACGCTCGCGGAGGAGGAGCGCTGCCCGATCTGCGCCGACCCGGGGCGCGACCGCGCGGTGATCTGCGTCGTCGAGGAGGCGCACGACCTGGCCGCGATCGAGAAGGCGCGCGCCTACCGCGGGCTCTACCACGTGCTCGGCGGCGTGCTCTCGCCGCTCGAGGGGATCGGCCCCGACGAGCTGCGCGTGCGCGAGCTGCTCGGCCGGGTCCGCGCGGGCGGGGTGCGGGAGGTGCTGATCGCGACCAACCCGACCCTCGAGGGCGAGGCCACCGCGCTCTACCTCGGCAAGCAGCTCAAGGGCCTCGGCGCCGCGGTGACGCGCCTCGCCCGGGGCGTTCCCGTCGGCGGCGAGTTGGAGTATCTTGACGAAATGACTCTGGCTAAGGCAATCGAGAACCGGCGCGAGGTCTAGGGCGGCGGCGGCAGGCAACGACAGGGGAGGGGAACATGCAGGGCATTACTGAGATTCGCTGGCACGGGCGGGCCGGCCAGGGGACGGTCTCCGCGGCGAAGATCCTCGCCGACACCGCGATGGCGGCGGGGGACTTCGTCCAGGCCTTCCCGGAGTACGGGCCGGAGCGCGAGGGCGCGCCGCTGCGCGCCTACAACCGCATCGCCAAGCGGCGGTTCTCCATCTACTGCGAGATCGAACACCCCGGGGTCATCGTCGTCATGGACCCGACGCTGCTCGACACCGTGAACGTCACCGACGGCGCAACGCCGGAGACGGTCTTCCTCGTCAACAGCCCCAAGTGCGTCGCCGACCTCAAGGTCGCCCACCCCCAGCTGGCGCCCTACCAGGTCTGGACCGTCGACGCCACGAACATCTCGCTCGGCGCGCTCGGCAAGAGCTTCCCGAACACGCCGACCCTCGGCGCCGTCGCCAAGGTCACGGGCGTCATCGGACTGGACGCGCTGCTCGCGTGCGTCAAGGGCATCCTCGGCAAGAAGCTCTCGGCCGAGGTCATCGAGAAGAACCTGAGCATCGTGCGCCGCGGGTTCGAGGAGGTCCAGAGCTAGCCATGGCCGAGAAGAAGAAGGGTTGGAAGGAGCTGCCGCTCGGCGGCGCCATCCCCGGCGGGGGCACCTCGCACGCCTACGTCACCGGGGGCTGGCGCACGTTCCGCCCGGTGCTCGACAGGAAGAAGTGCACCAACTGCATGATCTGCTGGGTCTTCTGCCCGGACTCGTCCGTCATCTTCAAGGACGGCAAGCACCAGGGGTTCGACCTGGCCCACTGCAAGGGCTGCGGCATCTGCGCCGAGGAGTGCCCGAAGAAGATCCAGGCGATCACGATGGTCGAGGAGACCGAGTTCAAGAACGAGGGGGTCTGTCATGCCGAAGGGTAAGGTCGCCGGCCTCACCGGCAACGAGGCGATGGCGGAGGCGATGCGCCAGATCGCCCCGGACGTCGTCGCCGCCTATCCGATCACCCCCTCGACGCAGGTGGTCGAGAACTTCTCGCAGTTCGTCGCCGACGGCAAGGTGCCGACGAACTTCGTCACCACCGAGAGCGAGCACTCGGCGATGTCCGCGTGCATTGGCGCGGCGGCCGCCGGCGGGCGTGTCATGACCGCGACGTCGTCCGCGGGCCTCGCCCTGATGTGGGAGATGCTCTACGTCGCCTCGGGGCTGCGCCTGCCGATCGTGATGGCGACGGTCAACCGCGCGCTCTCGGCGCCGCTGAACATCCACGGCGACCACTCCGACTCCATGGGCGCGCGCGATTCCGGCTGGATCCAGCTCTACGGCGAGAACGCGCAGGAGGCCTACGACAACGCGCTCATGGCCTTCGGCATCGCCGAGGACCCGGCGGTGCGCCTGCCGGTGATGTGCTGCTACGACGGCTTCACCATCAGCCACGCGATCGAGCGCGTCGAGCTGCTCGCGGACGACGCGGCGAAGAAGTTCGTCGGCGCCTACAAGCCGCTGCTCCCGATGCTCGACATCAAGCACCCGGTGACCTACGGCGCGGTCGACCTGCAGGACTACTACACCGAGCACAAGCGCCAGCAGGTCGAAGGCATGGCCGGCGCGCGCGGGGCCATCCTGCGCGAGGCCGAGCGCTACGCGAAGCTCACCGGGCGCTCCTACGGGCACTTCGCCACGCACCGGCTCGAGGACGCGGAGGTCGGCGTGCTCTCGCTGAGCTCGTCGGCGGGCACGATGCGCGAGGTCATCGACGAGCTGCGCGAGCAGGGCATCAGGGCCGGCGGGCTCAAGCTGCGGGTGTTCCGGCCGTTCCCGGCGGCCGAGCTGGCGGCGGCGCTCGGGCACCTCAAGGTGCTCGCGGTGCTCGACCGCGCGGACTCCTTCGGGGCCTTCGGCGGGCCGGTCTTCCACGAGGTGCGCTCCGCGCTCTACGACGCGCCGCAGCGCCCCCGCGTGGTGAACTACATCTACGGCCTCGGCGGCCGCGACCTGAGCCTGGAGGAGGGGCGCCAGCTGCTGCGGCGCGTCAAGACGATCGCCGACACGGGGAAGGTCGACAGCCAGTACGACTACCTCCAGGTCCGGGCGTAGGGAGACAAGGATCATGACGACGGCAACCACCACCCCGCTGAGCCTCAAGGAACTCTCGAAGAAGCCCGAGCAGCTCGCCGGCGGCCACCGCCTCTGCGCCGGCTGCATGCACTCGGTGATCGTGCGCCAGGTGCTCATGGCGGCCGAGCAGCCGGTGCTCGCCTCCTGCGCGACCGGCTGCCTCGAGGTCGCGACCTCGATCCACCCCTACAGCGCCTGGCGCATTCCCTGGATCCACAGCGCCTTCGAGAACGCCGCGGCCACCGCCTCGGGCATGGAGGCGATGTTCGTCTCCCTCAAGAAGCAGGGCAAGCTCCCGGCGGACGCCGACTACCGCTTCATCGCCTTCGGCGGCGACGGCGGCACGTATGACATCGGGCTGCAGTCGCTCTCGGGGGCGCTCGAGCGCGGCCACCGCATGCTTTACGTCTGCTGCGACAACGGCGCCTACATGAACACCGGCATCCAGCGCTCGAGCGCGACGCCGCTCGGCGCCTCGACCACGACGTCGCCGGCCGGCAAGGTGCTGCCCGGGAAGCTGCAGTGGCGCAAGGACCTCGCGCGCATCGTCGCGGCGCACAACATCCCCTACGTGGCGCAGGCCTCGCCGCACAACTGGCTGGACCTGATGAAGAAGGTGCGCAAGGCGCTCGCGGCCGACGGGCCGAGCTTCATCAACGTGCTCTCGACCTGCCACCGCGGCTGGCGCAGCAAGCCCTCGCAGGCGGTCGCGATCCTGCGCCCGGCGGTGGACAGCTGCTACTGGCCGCTCTTCGAGATCGAGGACGGGAAGCTGACGATCACCTACAAGCCCAAGGCGAAGGTCCCGGTGACCGAGTGGCTCAAGCTGCAGGGGCGCTTCGCGCACCTGTTCAAGCCGGCGCCGAACGAGGCCATGCTCACGGCCTTCCAGGAGCGCGTCGACTTCGAGTGGGAGCGGCTCCTCAGGCAGGAGTCCTGCGGGTTGTAGTGCGCCGGCGCATGTGCCATACTTTTCGGGCACTTCCGGGGCGCCCTGCGTCCGTTCGCGGAGCCATGAGGAGCGAAGGGTGAACGCCAACACGGACCTGATCCTCTACGAGGAGGAGTTCCAGCAGATCGTCGCCGAGGTCGAGCGGCTCTGCCGGGACGCCAACGCCAAGGTCGTCTTCCTCGTCGACAAGAACGGCCAGCTCATCGCCTCCTCCGGCAACGCCGGGGGCATGGACACCACGTCGCTGGCCTCGCTGACGGCCGGCAACATCGCGGCCACGGGGGGGCTGGCCAAGCTCCTCGGCGAGAAGGAGTTCTCCATCCTCTTCCACGAGGGCGAGAAGGACAACATGCACATCTCGCTCGTCGGCGACCGCGTGATCCTCGTCGTGATCTTCGACTCGCGCACCTCGCTCGGGCTCGTGCGCCTGCGCGTCAAGCGGACCTCCGAGGCGCTGACGCGGATCTTCGAGACGATCGTGAGGAAGTCCGAGGCCGAGAAGTCGGCCCCCGGGGCGGCCGGTGTCGAGGCGGCCTCGGCGTTCGCCGAGATCACCGAGGACGACATCGACAACCTGTTCCGGTAAGGGGGTCGCAGGAGCGCGCCGTGTCATTCATCAACTACGCCTCGCGCGAGATCAACTGCAAGCTCGTCTACTACGGCCCGGGGCTCTGCGGCAAGACGACGAACCTGCAGTACATCTACCAGAAGACCAACCCCGACATCCGCGGCAAGATGATCTCGCTGGCCACCGAGACCGAGCGCACGCTCTTCTTCGACTTCCTGCCGCTGGCGCTCGGGAGCATCCGCGGCTTCAAGGTGCGCTTTCACCTCTACACGGTGCCGGGGCAGGTCTTCTACGACGCCTCGCGCAAGCTGATCCTCAAGGGGGTCGACGGCGTGATCTTCGTCGCCGACTCGCAGCTCGAGCGCATGGAGGCCAACGTCGAGAGCGTGGAGAACCTGCGGCTGAACCTCCAGGAGCAGGGGTACGACCTCGACAAGCTGCCCTACGTGATCCAGTACAACAAGCGGGACCTGGCGAACGTCGCGCCGCTCCACGAGATGCGCGAGCTGATCAACCCGAACGGGGTGCCGGACTACGAGGCGGTCGCGCCGGTCGGCACGGGAGTCTTCGACACGCTCAAGGCGGTCGCGCGGCTGGTCCTCATCGAACTCAAGCGCGGCCAGGGCGGCTAGCAGGGCGCCGATAACGGCCCATCTGCGGCGTCGGTCTTCGTCCTGCGTCGCTGCGGCGTGCACACAGCACGCCTCACTCCTCGGACTCGTCCTCCTTGCATCTGGACCATTCTCGGCCCCTGCTGCGCTTGCCGACAAGACACAATAGCCGGATATTGACAGTCCAGAGGGTTCCGGCTAATGTTCCCTCCGCCGAAAACCCTACCGACACTCCCCGGTAGCTCAATCGGCAGAGCATTCGGCTGTTAACCGAAGGGTTGCTGGTTCGAGTCCAGCCCGGGGAGCCACTGGCCGCGAACGGCGCGGCGAAGGTTGCGATCTTGTGGTACGCTTTCGGCGTTCTCTGGGACATTCGTCGCTGATCGAGCGTGAAAGGGGGCCGGCCATGAGGACCCGGATGTTGTCGTTTCTGGCGGTGGGGGCGCTGGCGTCGGGAATCGCCTGGGCGATGCCGGCAGCGGTGGAGGCGAGCCAGGGAGAAGCGGCCGCGGCCTGCGAGGCCCGCGAGGCTTTCGAGGGAACGCTGCCCTGGACATTCCGCGGGGTCACCTATCCGAGCCAGCGCTACTTCGTCGAGAACTTCAAGTGCGGCGCCCACAAGTACAAGTTCGCGAAGCAGACCCAGGAGGAGAAGGACATCGCCGCCGGGAAGCGGCCCGGCGGGGGCGGCGGGGCGACGATCACGGGCGGCACGGTCAACGTCTACTTCCACGTCATCAGAGACGGCGCCGGCGGCGGCGATGTCCCGGACAGCCGGATAGCCGACCAGATCGCCGTGATGAACGCCGCGTATACCTCCACAGGCTGGAAGTTTGTCCTGGCCGCGGTCGACCGCACCGACAACGACGCCTGGTACACGCTGGGCCCGAACACGCCGGAGGAGCGGGCGGCGAAGGTCGCGCTGCGGCAGGGCTCGGCGGGGGACCTCAACCTCTACGCCGCGAAAATCGGCGGGGGGCTCCTGGGCTGGTCGACCTTCCCCTCGAGCTACGCCGTCGACCCGTACGACGACGGCGTGGTGGTCCTCAACGCCAGCCTGCCCGGCGGCGGGGCGGCGCCGTACAACCTGGGCGACACGGCCGTCCACGAGATCGGCCACTGGATGGGGCTCTACCACACGTTCCAGGGCGGCTGCTCGAAGACCAACGACGTGATCGGCGACACGCCGGCCGAGAAGAGCGCCGCGTTCGGCTGCCCGTACGGGAGGGACACCTGCCGGATGGCGGGGGAGGACCCGATCTTCAACTTCATGGACTACACCGACGACTCCTGCATGGTCGAGTTCACGGCAGGCCAGGACTCGCGGATGGACCTGCAGTACGAGCTCTATCGCCTGGGCAGGTAGACGCGCGCGTCCCACCGGCGGCGTCGTGCGCCACGGCGGTTGACAGCCGCAGGAGGATTCCCAGAATACGCTCCACGTGTCTCTGAAGAGGAGCGTCGCTCATGACGATCAGCGGTGCGCACGCCGGCCCGGGCACTGGCGGGCCGATGTGCGCCACCCGTTGAGCCATCCTGAAGACCACACACCCGACCACATGACGAAAGAGGAATGATGAGCAACCGCATCATGCTGATCAACGGGCGCCACGCGGAGCAGCTGCGCGTCGCCGTCGTGGAGGGGGGAGTCCTCCAGCTCTACGACGTCGAGGGCGCCGAGACCCCGCTGAAGCGCGGCAACATCTACCGCGGCGTGATCACCAACGTCGAGCGCAGCCTCAATGCCGCCTTCGTCGACTTCGGCGACGCGAAGAACGGCTTCCTCACCCGCCACGACGTCATCCCGGAGGCGTTCCACCGCGGCGGGGGCGACGCCGGGCACCGGCCGATCGACGAGGTGCTCAAGAAGGGGCAGCCCATCGTGGTGCAGGTCACGCGCGACCCCGAGGGCGGCAAGGGCGCGGCGCTCACGACCAACGTCAGCATCGCCGGCCGCTTCCTCGTCTACTTCCCGTACGACCCGCAGCGCGGCGTCTCGCGCAAGGTCGAGGACGAGGCGCTGCGCCGCAAGCTGCGCGAGAAGGCGAAGGACCTCGACCTGGAGGAGAGCGAGGGCTTCATCGTCCGCACCAACGCCGCCGACCAGACCAAGGCCGACCTCAAGGCGGACCTGCAGGCCCTCAAGCGGCTCTGGAAGGCCGTGGTCGACGACGCGGAGCAGGGCCGCGGCCCGAAGCTGCTCTACGACGACCAGGACCTGCTGTTCCACTCGCTGCGCGACAACCTCGACACGAAGATCGAGGAGGTGCTGATCGACGACGAGCAGCTCCTCGCCAAGGCGGAGCGGTACGTCCAGGCGGCGATGCCGCGCGCGAAGGTCGCCCTCCGGCTGCACGCCGAGCGCGCGCCGCTCTTCGCGCGCTTCAACCTCGAGGCCCAGATCGAGTCGATCTACCGGCGCACCGTCGGTTTGCCCGGCGGCGGCGCGATCGTCATCGACCACGCCGAGGCGCTGACCGCCATCGACGTCAACTCCGGGTCGTCGAAGGCCGGGAAGAACCAGGGCGACACGGCCTACGCCACGAACCTCGAGGCGGCGGCCGAGGTCGGGCGGCAGCTGCGCCTCCGCGACATCGGCGGCCTGGTGGTCGTGGACTTCATCGACATGCGCACGCGCTCGCACCGCCACGAGGTGGAGAAGGTGCTGCGCGAGGCGATGAAGCAGGACCGCGCTCGCCACCAGATCGGGCGCATCGGCGAGAACGGGCTGGTGGAGATCAACCGCCAGCGCATCAGGAGCGCCCTGCAGATGCGCACCCGCCGGGTCTGCCCGACCTGCGAGGGTGTCGGCCGCGTCATCAGCCCCGAGCTGCTGAGCCTGAACCTGGTGCGCCGCATCGAGGCGCGGGCGGCGGCCGGGAGGCTGGCGCGGGCGAAGGTGGCGCTGCACCCGAAGGTCGCCGACTACGTGCAGAACAACCGCCGGCGCGAGCTCGCCGACCTCGAGAACGCGTACCGCATCGTGGTGGAGATCGTTGGCGACGCGGGCGCGGAGCTCTCGATGGAGCGCTACGAGTGGTTCGATCTCCCCGCGTGGGAGATGCCCGAGGCGCCGGAGCAGCGCGCGCAAGACGATGGCGGGGAGCCCGAGCCGGCCGCGACGGGGGATCTCGCCGGCGCGGAGCCGGTCGAGGCGCCCGCGGCGCAGGCCGTGCCGGCGCCCGTGACTGCGGCGGCGCCGCCGCCGCGCGAGGGCGCGCGGGAACACCGGGATGGAGAAGGCGGCGGCAAGCGCTCCCGTCGCAAGCGGCGGCGGCGCGGCCGGCGCGGTGATGGCGGCGGGGCCCCGGCGCCATCCTTCCCGGGACGGGTGCAGGCCCCGGCGGCGTCGATCGGCTCGGTGGTCGAGACCATCGGGAACAGGGTTCCCGAGGACGAGCCGCTGGTCGAGATCAACGGGAACAGGGTCCCCGAGGACGAACTGCCGGTCGACATCGACGGGAACAGGGTGCCTCGGGCCGCGGGGGCGCCCACGCACGGGAGCCAGCCCCGCGCGACGGAAGACGGCTCCGCGTCCTCCCGGCGGCGCCGACGGCGGCGGCGCCGGTCACGGGGCGAGGGAGCGGCCGGGACGGGAGCGGCGGCGTCGGTCTCGCCGCAGTCCCTTGCAGAGCCCGTGGCGGTTCGCCAGGACGAGGTCGCGATGGCGCCCGCCGCGCCGCGGCCGGCCCCGCAATTGACCGTGCCCGAGCCGGCACCAACCTCCTCGGCCGCCCCGGCCCCGGACACCGGGGGCGAAGCCGGAGCGCCGTCCGTTCCCGCGGAAGGATCGCCCGGGAAGAAGGCGCGGAGGAAGACCGGATCGAAGACGGCCGCAGCGCCGCGGAAGAAGACCAAGGCCGCTCCGAAGAAGGCGGCCTCCAGGAAGGGTCCGGCGGAAGAAGCGCCCCCGGAGAGCCGGGACTGACGGCTTCGGAGCCTGGCCGCGCCTGCTGCAGCGCGGCGCGCCGCC
This sequence is a window from bacterium. Protein-coding genes within it:
- a CDS encoding YbaB/EbfC family nucleoid-associated protein translates to MNQMQQMMRQAQKMQAQILKVQEEMAEHREEAAAGGVVTVGASGKGEITDVRIDPQALRPEDAEMLQDLFVVASNEALRKAREAVEHAMKKVTGGAGLPGLF
- the recR gene encoding recombination mediator RecR; amino-acid sequence: MGSTRSTDRLAAELARLPGVGRRTAQTMVQEILKMPQEEAVRLARLIVEVRKKTRACATCFTLAEEERCPICADPGRDRAVICVVEEAHDLAAIEKARAYRGLYHVLGGVLSPLEGIGPDELRVRELLGRVRAGGVREVLIATNPTLEGEATALYLGKQLKGLGAAVTRLARGVPVGGELEYLDEMTLAKAIENRREV
- a CDS encoding 2-oxoacid:acceptor oxidoreductase family protein; its protein translation is MQGITEIRWHGRAGQGTVSAAKILADTAMAAGDFVQAFPEYGPEREGAPLRAYNRIAKRRFSIYCEIEHPGVIVVMDPTLLDTVNVTDGATPETVFLVNSPKCVADLKVAHPQLAPYQVWTVDATNISLGALGKSFPNTPTLGAVAKVTGVIGLDALLACVKGILGKKLSAEVIEKNLSIVRRGFEEVQS
- a CDS encoding 4Fe-4S dicluster domain-containing protein, which codes for MAEKKKGWKELPLGGAIPGGGTSHAYVTGGWRTFRPVLDRKKCTNCMICWVFCPDSSVIFKDGKHQGFDLAHCKGCGICAEECPKKIQAITMVEETEFKNEGVCHAEG
- the porA gene encoding pyruvate ferredoxin oxidoreductase, with the protein product MPKGKVAGLTGNEAMAEAMRQIAPDVVAAYPITPSTQVVENFSQFVADGKVPTNFVTTESEHSAMSACIGAAAAGGRVMTATSSAGLALMWEMLYVASGLRLPIVMATVNRALSAPLNIHGDHSDSMGARDSGWIQLYGENAQEAYDNALMAFGIAEDPAVRLPVMCCYDGFTISHAIERVELLADDAAKKFVGAYKPLLPMLDIKHPVTYGAVDLQDYYTEHKRQQVEGMAGARGAILREAERYAKLTGRSYGHFATHRLEDAEVGVLSLSSSAGTMREVIDELREQGIRAGGLKLRVFRPFPAAELAAALGHLKVLAVLDRADSFGAFGGPVFHEVRSALYDAPQRPRVVNYIYGLGGRDLSLEEGRQLLRRVKTIADTGKVDSQYDYLQVRA
- a CDS encoding thiamine pyrophosphate-dependent enzyme; the encoded protein is MTTATTTPLSLKELSKKPEQLAGGHRLCAGCMHSVIVRQVLMAAEQPVLASCATGCLEVATSIHPYSAWRIPWIHSAFENAAATASGMEAMFVSLKKQGKLPADADYRFIAFGGDGGTYDIGLQSLSGALERGHRMLYVCCDNGAYMNTGIQRSSATPLGASTTTSPAGKVLPGKLQWRKDLARIVAAHNIPYVAQASPHNWLDLMKKVRKALAADGPSFINVLSTCHRGWRSKPSQAVAILRPAVDSCYWPLFEIEDGKLTITYKPKAKVPVTEWLKLQGRFAHLFKPAPNEAMLTAFQERVDFEWERLLRQESCGL
- a CDS encoding roadblock/LC7 domain-containing protein — encoded protein: MNANTDLILYEEEFQQIVAEVERLCRDANAKVVFLVDKNGQLIASSGNAGGMDTTSLASLTAGNIAATGGLAKLLGEKEFSILFHEGEKDNMHISLVGDRVILVVIFDSRTSLGLVRLRVKRTSEALTRIFETIVRKSEAEKSAPGAAGVEAASAFAEITEDDIDNLFR
- a CDS encoding GTPase domain-containing protein, giving the protein MSFINYASREINCKLVYYGPGLCGKTTNLQYIYQKTNPDIRGKMISLATETERTLFFDFLPLALGSIRGFKVRFHLYTVPGQVFYDASRKLILKGVDGVIFVADSQLERMEANVESVENLRLNLQEQGYDLDKLPYVIQYNKRDLANVAPLHEMRELINPNGVPDYEAVAPVGTGVFDTLKAVARLVLIELKRGQGG
- a CDS encoding zinc metalloprotease, encoding MLSFLAVGALASGIAWAMPAAVEASQGEAAAACEAREAFEGTLPWTFRGVTYPSQRYFVENFKCGAHKYKFAKQTQEEKDIAAGKRPGGGGGATITGGTVNVYFHVIRDGAGGGDVPDSRIADQIAVMNAAYTSTGWKFVLAAVDRTDNDAWYTLGPNTPEERAAKVALRQGSAGDLNLYAAKIGGGLLGWSTFPSSYAVDPYDDGVVVLNASLPGGGAAPYNLGDTAVHEIGHWMGLYHTFQGGCSKTNDVIGDTPAEKSAAFGCPYGRDTCRMAGEDPIFNFMDYTDDSCMVEFTAGQDSRMDLQYELYRLGR
- a CDS encoding Rne/Rng family ribonuclease translates to MSNRIMLINGRHAEQLRVAVVEGGVLQLYDVEGAETPLKRGNIYRGVITNVERSLNAAFVDFGDAKNGFLTRHDVIPEAFHRGGGDAGHRPIDEVLKKGQPIVVQVTRDPEGGKGAALTTNVSIAGRFLVYFPYDPQRGVSRKVEDEALRRKLREKAKDLDLEESEGFIVRTNAADQTKADLKADLQALKRLWKAVVDDAEQGRGPKLLYDDQDLLFHSLRDNLDTKIEEVLIDDEQLLAKAERYVQAAMPRAKVALRLHAERAPLFARFNLEAQIESIYRRTVGLPGGGAIVIDHAEALTAIDVNSGSSKAGKNQGDTAYATNLEAAAEVGRQLRLRDIGGLVVVDFIDMRTRSHRHEVEKVLREAMKQDRARHQIGRIGENGLVEINRQRIRSALQMRTRRVCPTCEGVGRVISPELLSLNLVRRIEARAAAGRLARAKVALHPKVADYVQNNRRRELADLENAYRIVVEIVGDAGAELSMERYEWFDLPAWEMPEAPEQRAQDDGGEPEPAATGDLAGAEPVEAPAAQAVPAPVTAAAPPPREGAREHRDGEGGGKRSRRKRRRRGRRGDGGGAPAPSFPGRVQAPAASIGSVVETIGNRVPEDEPLVEINGNRVPEDELPVDIDGNRVPRAAGAPTHGSQPRATEDGSASSRRRRRRRRRSRGEGAAGTGAAASVSPQSLAEPVAVRQDEVAMAPAAPRPAPQLTVPEPAPTSSAAPAPDTGGEAGAPSVPAEGSPGKKARRKTGSKTAAAPRKKTKAAPKKAASRKGPAEEAPPESRD